A window of the Bradyrhizobium diazoefficiens genome harbors these coding sequences:
- a CDS encoding isoprenyl transferase, translated as MSNAAAPATEGPDRSDAPAHVAIIMDGNGRWAAARGLPRAEGHRRGVEALRRVVRASHELGIRYLTIFSFSSENWSRPASEIGDLFGLLKRFIRNDLASLHRDSVRVRIIGERDGLEVDICALLNEAEELTRDNTRLTLVVAFNYGSRQEIAKAAQKLAREVADGRRDPASIDADALGAHLDAPDIPDPDLIIRTSGEQRLSNFLMWQAAYSELVFVPVHWPDFDKAALESAIAEFARRERRFGGLVAKTAS; from the coding sequence ATGTCCAACGCCGCCGCGCCCGCAACGGAAGGACCAGACCGGTCCGACGCGCCTGCGCATGTCGCCATCATCATGGATGGCAACGGGCGCTGGGCGGCCGCGCGCGGTCTGCCGCGGGCGGAGGGGCATCGCCGCGGCGTCGAGGCGCTGCGCCGCGTAGTGCGTGCCTCGCACGAGCTCGGCATCCGCTATCTCACCATCTTCTCGTTCTCCTCGGAGAACTGGTCGCGCCCGGCGAGCGAGATCGGCGATCTCTTCGGGCTGCTCAAGCGCTTCATTCGCAACGATCTCGCGAGCCTGCATCGCGACAGCGTCAGGGTCCGCATTATCGGCGAGCGTGACGGGCTCGAGGTCGACATCTGCGCGCTGCTGAACGAGGCCGAGGAATTGACGCGCGACAACACGCGCCTCACGCTTGTCGTTGCCTTCAACTACGGCTCGCGGCAGGAGATTGCGAAAGCGGCGCAAAAGCTCGCGCGCGAAGTCGCCGACGGCAGGCGCGATCCTGCCTCGATCGACGCCGATGCTCTCGGCGCGCATCTCGACGCGCCCGACATTCCCGATCCCGATCTCATCATCCGCACCAGTGGCGAGCAGCGCCTGTCCAATTTCCTGATGTGGCAGGCCGCCTATAGCGAGCTCGTGTTCGTGCCGGTCCACTGGCCCGATTTCGACAAGGCGGCGCTCGAAAGCGCGATCGCCGAATTCGCCCGGCG